From the Cryptomeria japonica chromosome 2, Sugi_1.0, whole genome shotgun sequence genome, one window contains:
- the LOC131048509 gene encoding acetate--CoA ligase CCL3: MDIDNLPKCSANYTALTPLWFLQRAALVHPKRKSVIHGAKHYTWAQTYQRCRRLASALARHSIGLGNTVAVLAPNIPAMYEAHFGVAMAGAVLNCVNIRLDARMVAFLLEHSRAAAVLVDQDFFALAQEALGLIRAKPGFREPVLVVIADEACESSNLERALKQGAVEYEEFLGGGDHEFEWRAPEDEWQSIALGYTSGTTSDPKGVVLSHRGAYLSSLGASLAWDMADGCVYLWTLPMFHCNGWCYTWATAALCGTSVCLRQVTAKAIFSAIAKHKVTHFCAAPIVLNTIIHAPAEDRVPIPSGVHVMTAGAAPPASVLSAMEKQGFRVTHTYGLSETYGPSTVCAWKEEWNSLPLPQRAALKARQGVRYLALEGLEVVNPDTMVPVPADATSIGEIVMRGNMVMKGYLHNPKANQESFRGGWFHSGDLAVKHPDGYIEIKDRAKDIIISGGENISSLEVENAIYGHPHVLEASVVARPDERWGESPCAFITLKSSSSNSAQERELGEDIMKYCRDRLPRYMVPKSVVFGSLPKTATGKIQKHILRAKVKELGPVRYSKL, translated from the exons ATGGATATTGACAATCTGCCCAAATGCTCTGCAAATTACACGGCTCTGACGCCGCTTTGGTTTCTTCAGCGGGCAGCTCTGGTGCATCCCAAGCGCAAGTCGGTCATCCATGGCGCAAAGCACTATACTTGGGCTCAGACTTACCAGAGATGTAGGCGCCTCGCCTCTGCTCTTGCTCGTCACAGCATTGGCCTCGGCAACACG GTGGCTGTGTTGGCACCAAACATTCCGGCCATGTACGAAGCACATTTCGGGGTGGCCATGGCGGGAGCCGTGTTGAATTGCGTCAACATTCGTTTGGATGCGCGAATGGTGGCGTTCTTGCTGGAACATTCCAGGGCGGCAGCGGTGCTGGTGGATCAGGACTTCTTTGCACTTGCGCAGGAGGCGCTAGGGTTGATCCGCGCAAAGCCTGGATTTCGAGAACCAGTCCTAGTGGTGATAGCAGACGAGGCCTGCGAGAGTAGTAATTTGGAAAGGGCGTTGAAGCAGGGAGCGGTGGAGTATGAGGAATTTTTGGGAGGAGGAGATCATGAGTTCGAATGGAGGGCACCGGAGGACGAGTGGCAGAGCATCGCGCTGGGGTATACGTCGGGCACCACTTCGGATCCCAAGGGTGTGGTGCTCAGCCACAGGGGTGCCTACTTGTCCTCTCTCGGCGCCTCCCTTGCCTGGGATATGGCTGACGGTTGTGTTTATCTCTGGACTCTGCCCATGTTTCATTGCAATGGTTGGTGTTACACCTGGGCGACGGCAGCGTTATGCGGCACCAGTGTTTGCCTACGCCAG GTAACAGCAAAGGCAATCTTTAGCGCCATAGCGAAGCACAAGGTCACACATTTCTGCGCTGCGCCAATTGTGCTGAACACAATAATCCATGCCCCAGCAGAGGATCGGGTTCCCATCCCGTCGGGCGTGCACGTGATGACCGCTGGGGCAGCGCCACCGGCCTCTGTTTTATCCGCCATGGAAAAACAAGGGTTTCGGGTTACACACACCTACGGACTCTCGGAAACCTACGGACCCTCCACTGTGTGCGCATGGAAGGAGGAGTGGAATTCTCTCCCACTGCCCCAACGGGCCGCCCTCAAAGCCAGGCAGGGCGTACGCTACCTCGCGCTTGAAGGCCTGGAAGTCGTTAACCCAGACACCATGGTCCCCGTTCCTGCGGACGCAACCTCAATTGGAGAAATAGTGATGAGAGGCAACATGGTAATGAAGGGGTACCTCCACAACCCTAAGGCTAACCAGGAGTCTTTTAGAGGCGGTTGGTTTCACTCAGGGGACCTGGCAGTGAAGCACCCTGACGGGTACATAGAGATCAAGGACAGGGCTAAGGATATCATTATCTCTGGTGGTGAGAATATAAGCAGCTTGGAGGTGGAGAATGCCATTTATGGTCATCCCCATGTGTTGGAGGCCTCGGTTGTGGCCAGACCAGACGAAAGGTGGGGGGAGTCCCCTTGTGCCTTCATAACATTGAAATCTTCTTCTTCTAACTCTGCCCAAGAGAGGGAATTAGGGGAGGATATAATGAAATATTGCCGAGACAGGCTGCCACGTTATATGGTTCCCAAATCAGTGGTATTTGGCTCCTTGCCTAAGACTGCAACGGGGAAGATCCAGAAGCACATTCTCCGGGCAAAGGTCAAGGAATTGGGACCCGTGCGTTACAGCAAATTATAA